The window ACGCGTTCTATGGTATCCAGACGGTCTTGGTATTTGCGGGTAGAAATGATCCGATTATAGAAATCTTCTCCCGAATCGAGATTGTGATTGTAGGCATAGAGACCGGCTTCTTTGAGCTTAGCTGCTTGCTCATCAGTGAGCATTCCCAGGGTGCAGCAGACTTCCATCCCCATGTCGGTAATCTCGCTTACCATATCCAACACTTGGTCAAAATCTTTGGTTTCGCGTCCACAACGCCAGGCTGCTCCCATACAAAAGCGTGTGCTCCCGGCTTCTTTGGCGCGTTCGGCGGCGGATAGAATTTCTTTGGGTTCTAACATATCTTCAGCTTCCACATCAGTATCGTGATGGGCCGACTGCGGACAGTAGGCACAGTCTTCGGGACATCCCCCGGTTTTAATCGACAGCAGGGTGCAAACTTGCACTTCCCCCGTTTCTTGATGTTCGCGGTGTACGGTTGCAGCACGATAAATAAGTTCCATCAAAGGAGTGTGGTAGATATCAGAAATTTCATCTTTGGTCCAATCTGTTCGTAAATCAGCCATGATATTTGGGGTATTAGGTCTGTAATTCATTGTATCGCATGTAGATAAGTCACCAAATACTATTTATCGTGTAGCTATAATGCAATCAACTTTTCAATTTTTATTAGTGGATAGGTAGATTAGATATCTTCAAATCCGTAAACTTTGCATCACTTTTTTGCTTACTATTAAAAGTTCAGTTATGAAAAATATCCTCAAAAACGGTAAGGCTTCTTTTACTGTTGAAACGCCTTATAAATTGATTGAGACAGGCTCCTTGTCGTCCCAAAAACCTCTTATTGTGTATCTGCATGGGTTTAATCAGAATATTGAACTGTTTGAAAAACTGGTTGAGCCAATGTTTGATGTTGAGGGGTACCATCTTTTTATACAGGCACCGTATCCTATTTATGATCGCAGTCGTGAGAAAAAGGTCGAGGAGTGGGGATGTTCGTGGTATTTGTATGATGGGGAGCAGGAACAGTTTGTAAAATCTTTGGAGTCGGCATCGGAGTTTGTGGAGGTGGAAATCGACAGAGTTATCAAGCAGGTATCACCATCACGCACTGCTGTTTTAGGATATTCTATGGGCGGCTATTTGGCAGGTTATCTGGGGTTGTCACGCTACCCGCAGGTGGATGATTTAGTGGTTGTTGGTGCGCGCATTAAAACGGAGGTTTTTGCAGGTAAACCCCAAAATTATGAGCAGCTTAATGTATTGGCATTGCATGGATCAGCCGACAGAAGTGTAAAAAGTGGGCCACAAGAAAAAAGTTGCCGACAGCTTGCAAAGTGGGGCACAAGGGTAACATTTAAAGAGCTTGAGAAGGGACATAAATTAGATGAGCAATACCTGGATGAAGCTAAGAGCTGGCTTAACTCTTTTGGCTA of the Fodinibius sp. Rm-B-1B1-1 genome contains:
- the bioB gene encoding biotin synthase BioB, whose protein sequence is MADLRTDWTKDEISDIYHTPLMELIYRAATVHREHQETGEVQVCTLLSIKTGGCPEDCAYCPQSAHHDTDVEAEDMLEPKEILSAAERAKEAGSTRFCMGAAWRCGRETKDFDQVLDMVSEITDMGMEVCCTLGMLTDEQAAKLKEAGLYAYNHNLDSGEDFYNRIISTRKYQDRLDTIERVRKNDISVCSGGIIGMGETDDDRIELIHNLSTMPEHPESVPVNALIAVEGTPLEDQPKVPWYDMARMIATARITMPDSMVRLSAGRVDMSMEEQALCFMAGANSIFTGEKLLTTDNNELEEDKRMFEILGLEPREAFKDAKEKHVPESAEAAE